A single genomic interval of Candidatus Jordarchaeales archaeon harbors:
- a CDS encoding ubiquitin-like small modifier protein 1, with translation MKVRVKVFARLREILKNREVEVELSEGATIKDLLLMLIKTYGRELEDYLFSENGNLREHFVIYINGIGMNEAGGVGRTLKDGDVIAILPPISGG, from the coding sequence ATGAAGGTAAGAGTTAAAGTGTTTGCAAGGTTAAGAGAGATTCTGAAGAACAGAGAAGTGGAAGTGGAGCTAAGTGAGGGAGCCACGATTAAAGATCTTCTACTCATGTTGATAAAAACGTATGGCAGGGAGCTCGAAGATTACCTTTTCTCAGAAAACGGAAACCTCAGGGAGCACTTTGTGATTTACATCAACGGGATTGGAATGAACGAAGCGGGGGGAGTAGGGAGGACTCTCAAAGATGGGGATGTGATTGCAATTTTACCTCCAATAAGTGGTGGCTGA
- a CDS encoding PfkB family carbohydrate kinase, which yields MGENWPYLLFLPANPYELKTFLLEVFGSPISLEILEKIDRGVQTQKDIIRQLRHSNKTVISHLKNLVRLGVLEKEYKLEEGKYVIWYKPTNVGRWLLLMFKRRLPSTDLEKVLEELLKSYLNNIAELCLKKGMGVERLKEAFSVAVATSLAKFQKASFKPEVVVYGVASVDYLLYSEQTSSTLNLLYDFQETMGGSGGNVAIALSRLNVKVSFAGKIGGDMLGWQIISHLLNEGVDTSNLVIDHKLYTPMTLTIFEKGQKRIYVTATAKTALSLSDPREVNWDLIKNSKAICICEVFKEIGELLASYAKASGVKVFYRPATFLLESGFKNVEGMLRNTDFLVLGEKGWNILSKDAGEISRLFEQGLRCVVVFKGIKKGCTIYIEKGKIDVEGINADVLDGKRAKDAFLAGFIKSILDGNGLAESARFGIATSVAAAQKANLKESMPKLDEVLRIFERG from the coding sequence ATGGGTGAGAACTGGCCATACCTCCTATTCCTTCCCGCGAACCCTTACGAATTAAAAACTTTCCTACTGGAGGTATTCGGGTCACCCATATCCCTTGAAATACTGGAAAAAATTGACCGCGGCGTCCAGACGCAGAAGGACATAATAAGACAGCTAAGGCACTCCAATAAGACCGTCATCTCTCATTTGAAGAATTTGGTTCGACTAGGCGTTTTAGAAAAAGAATACAAGCTTGAAGAAGGAAAATACGTCATATGGTATAAACCCACCAACGTTGGTCGCTGGCTTCTTCTGATGTTTAAAAGGCGTCTTCCATCGACAGATTTAGAGAAAGTCTTAGAAGAATTACTCAAATCCTACCTGAACAACATAGCAGAGCTTTGTCTCAAAAAAGGTATGGGTGTTGAAAGACTCAAAGAGGCTTTCTCTGTAGCCGTTGCAACCAGTCTAGCTAAATTTCAAAAGGCTTCATTTAAGCCAGAAGTTGTGGTCTACGGCGTCGCATCAGTGGACTACCTCCTTTATAGTGAGCAGACCTCTTCTACTCTTAACCTCCTCTACGACTTTCAAGAAACCATGGGTGGTTCTGGTGGAAATGTTGCCATAGCCCTTTCAAGACTTAATGTGAAAGTAAGTTTTGCGGGGAAAATCGGCGGCGATATGTTGGGATGGCAGATAATAAGCCACCTATTAAATGAGGGGGTTGACACGTCGAACCTCGTGATTGACCATAAACTATACACCCCAATGACTTTAACAATTTTCGAGAAAGGACAGAAAAGGATTTATGTTACGGCAACTGCGAAGACTGCTTTGTCACTTTCGGACCCTAGAGAAGTGAACTGGGACCTGATAAAAAACTCTAAGGCTATTTGCATCTGCGAAGTGTTTAAGGAAATAGGTGAGTTGCTTGCCAGCTATGCTAAGGCGAGCGGAGTGAAAGTTTTCTACAGACCCGCGACGTTTCTTCTCGAAAGCGGCTTCAAAAACGTTGAAGGAATGCTAAGGAACACTGACTTCTTAGTCTTAGGAGAAAAGGGCTGGAATATACTGTCAAAAGATGCAGGCGAAATTTCGCGTCTTTTCGAACAAGGATTACGATGCGTGGTTGTCTTTAAAGGAATAAAGAAAGGTTGCACAATTTACATTGAAAAAGGAAAGATAGACGTAGAAGGGATTAACGCAGATGTTTTAGATGGGAAAAGGGCCAAAGACGCTTTCTTAGCAGGTTTTATAAAATCCATACTTGATGGAAACGGATTGGCTGAAAGTGCCCGTTTCGGCATCGCAACAAGTGTTGCTGCAGCTCAAAAAGCAAACTTGAAAGAAAGCATGCCGAAATTAGATGAAGTACTGAGAATTTTTGAAAGGGGATGA
- the hypB gene encoding hydrogenase nickel incorporation protein HypB, with protein sequence MEDKLSIVSIEENLIKANEKAASEINNIFRKRNIKSFDIVGSVGAGKTSLLEKIVEVLKKKYRIAVITGDVTTRIDADRISRHGVETLQINTGRECALTAFFLKEALKKINLDNVDVLFVENVGNLICPADYVLGCDKRIVVVSITEGPYVVKKHPLLFKNSDIAVINKIDLKDVVGVDPQEVANDALAINPNIKVVLTSAKTGEGLNKLLSVMEL encoded by the coding sequence ATGGAAGATAAGTTAAGCATAGTTTCAATAGAAGAGAACTTAATTAAAGCAAACGAGAAAGCTGCGAGTGAAATCAACAACATTTTCAGGAAAAGAAACATCAAAAGCTTCGACATAGTTGGAAGCGTCGGTGCAGGAAAAACCTCTCTCTTGGAAAAAATAGTCGAAGTACTTAAGAAAAAGTACCGTATTGCAGTTATAACTGGAGACGTAACGACCAGGATAGATGCTGACAGAATTTCTCGGCATGGAGTAGAAACATTGCAGATTAACACAGGAAGGGAATGTGCACTAACCGCGTTTTTCCTTAAAGAAGCACTGAAGAAAATTAATCTGGATAATGTAGACGTGTTGTTTGTCGAGAATGTTGGAAATCTGATTTGCCCAGCAGACTATGTTTTGGGGTGCGATAAAAGAATAGTCGTCGTCAGTATTACTGAAGGCCCTTATGTTGTCAAAAAACACCCCCTACTTTTCAAGAACTCAGACATAGCGGTTATAAACAAGATTGACCTCAAAGACGTTGTCGGCGTAGACCCACAGGAAGTTGCCAATGACGCTCTCGCAATAAATCCCAACATTAAAGTCGTTTTAACCAGTGCTAAAACAGGAGAAGGATTAAACAAGCTCTTATCTGTAATGGAACTCTAA
- the infB gene encoding translation initiation factor IF-2 yields MDAIRGTAVQAKEAGGITQHIGASFLPSNVILSLAEELVKRFNVTLDIPGVLVLDTPGHEAFFNLRARGGAIADIAILVVDIIRGFQTQTYECINLLRSRRVPFLVAANKVDLIPGWRPSGSTSILKALALQDDYVKKALDEKIYGLMGELSACGFNSERFDRIRDFTRTIAIVPTSAKTKEGIAELMIVLAGLTQQYMRKRLTVSEGEGKGVVLEVREEPGLGTTIDVILYDGVIHKDDLLVIGGLDGAVVTRVRALLQPKPLDEMRDPREKFDAVNEVAAAAGVKIAAPYLEKVIAGAPLRAVRSEEKVREAAHEVQQEVESITIRGDRTGVVIKADTLGSLEALVNFFKERGVPVRIADIGDVSKRDVMEAAVVSEKDPLLAAIIAFNVKVLPDAEEEAQKYDIKIFEEKIIYRLFEKYNEWVIEKREEMRRQAVKDLIRPAKIKILPGYVFRHSKPAIVGIEVLSGEIRPRYPLMREDGREVGEILQIQDKGETREYARRGEQVAISIKGPIVGRHINEGDVLYTNMPLSHIEKFKSELAEELTSDELETLREIERVKRQKG; encoded by the coding sequence TTGGATGCCATTAGGGGGACAGCGGTTCAAGCTAAAGAAGCAGGTGGTATTACTCAGCACATAGGAGCGTCTTTTCTGCCTTCAAATGTCATATTAAGCCTCGCTGAAGAGCTAGTTAAAAGATTTAACGTAACGCTCGACATACCCGGCGTGTTGGTTTTAGACACTCCGGGTCATGAGGCTTTTTTCAATCTTAGGGCGCGTGGGGGCGCCATTGCAGACATTGCCATATTAGTTGTAGACATCATACGTGGTTTTCAAACACAAACCTACGAATGTATCAACTTGCTGAGAAGTAGACGCGTTCCATTCCTGGTAGCAGCGAACAAAGTGGATTTAATTCCCGGGTGGCGTCCTTCCGGCTCCACATCAATTCTTAAGGCTCTTGCCTTACAGGATGATTACGTTAAAAAGGCTTTAGATGAAAAAATCTATGGACTAATGGGTGAGCTCTCCGCCTGTGGCTTTAACTCTGAAAGATTTGATAGGATACGGGATTTCACCAGAACTATCGCCATAGTACCTACAAGCGCTAAAACAAAAGAGGGCATTGCGGAGCTAATGATTGTTCTTGCCGGACTAACCCAGCAATACATGAGGAAAAGGTTAACTGTTTCTGAGGGGGAAGGTAAAGGCGTTGTTTTAGAAGTCAGAGAGGAGCCTGGACTTGGAACGACCATAGACGTCATACTTTACGATGGAGTTATCCATAAAGACGACCTGCTGGTTATCGGTGGGCTTGACGGAGCTGTTGTGACGCGTGTTAGGGCGTTACTGCAACCCAAGCCGCTTGACGAAATGAGAGATCCAAGGGAAAAGTTTGATGCGGTTAACGAGGTAGCTGCTGCAGCTGGAGTGAAAATTGCGGCCCCATACCTTGAGAAGGTTATAGCAGGTGCACCGTTAAGAGCTGTGCGCAGCGAAGAAAAAGTGAGAGAGGCTGCACATGAGGTGCAGCAGGAAGTTGAAAGCATTACCATAAGGGGGGATCGCACAGGGGTCGTGATCAAAGCAGATACACTTGGGTCACTAGAAGCCCTTGTAAACTTTTTCAAGGAGAGGGGTGTACCTGTCAGAATAGCGGATATAGGAGACGTCTCCAAAAGAGACGTCATGGAGGCGGCAGTTGTATCCGAGAAAGACCCGCTTCTAGCAGCCATTATAGCTTTCAATGTCAAAGTGTTGCCTGACGCGGAGGAGGAAGCTCAAAAGTACGATATTAAAATCTTCGAGGAAAAGATAATTTACAGATTGTTTGAAAAGTATAACGAATGGGTTATAGAAAAACGAGAAGAAATGAGAAGACAGGCAGTCAAGGATTTGATTAGGCCTGCAAAGATAAAGATACTTCCGGGTTACGTTTTCAGGCATAGTAAGCCTGCCATAGTCGGAATCGAAGTGCTTTCAGGAGAAATTAGGCCAAGATATCCTCTGATGCGGGAAGATGGACGCGAAGTAGGAGAAATACTCCAAATACAAGATAAAGGAGAGACTAGAGAATATGCTCGAAGAGGAGAGCAGGTTGCAATTTCAATAAAGGGGCCTATCGTTGGAAGACACATCAATGAGGGGGATGTGTTATATACGAATATGCCGCTGAGCCACATAGAGAAGTTTAAATCCGAGCTTGCGGAAGAGCTGACATCCGACGAACTTGAAACACTTAGGGAAATTGAGCGTGTTAAGAGACAAAAAGGATGA
- a CDS encoding dihydroneopterin aldolase family protein → MENVEDTVKRFFGSNVSDRDRAVFEAGIKLGAIYHQFTGVPLSRNNISAIERAIETAVSCQPYVESVHVEIKLPQDDELNKYGYTELDGKNLSVRLVVKYGRTKVSAGMKYVPELKYPLMFIERIEEDPSDG, encoded by the coding sequence GTGGAAAACGTGGAAGATACTGTTAAGCGCTTTTTTGGGAGCAACGTTTCAGACAGGGATAGAGCTGTTTTCGAAGCAGGAATAAAACTAGGGGCAATTTATCATCAATTCACAGGTGTTCCTTTATCAAGGAACAATATTTCGGCAATAGAAAGGGCAATAGAGACAGCCGTTTCCTGCCAACCTTACGTTGAATCCGTACACGTTGAAATTAAACTGCCGCAGGATGATGAATTAAACAAATACGGCTACACTGAACTCGACGGTAAAAATCTATCAGTCAGGTTAGTAGTAAAATATGGGCGAACAAAGGTTTCCGCAGGAATGAAGTATGTTCCAGAGCTTAAATATCCCCTCATGTTTATAGAAAGAATCGAGGAGGATCCTAGTGATGGGTGA
- a CDS encoding tRNA (N(6)-L-threonylcarbamoyladenosine(37)-C(2))-methylthiotransferase, giving the protein MVAEGAEVTTVSVIVHGCSMNQAEAEIAMGLLREAGSTLTPPDEAEVVIVLTCGVKAHAENVCLRVGSELARKGKKVIMAGCLPAICPEKVEATGCAAMMDPNSISSIVEVVKRVERGEKGLRFLSTEKRVRLGLPRVRLRPLIAIVPISEGCKGACSYCCVRIARGELYSYPPEFIVEEVKRSIREGCKEVWLTSQDSGAYNYKGVRLPQLLKKIVDVDGDFMVRVGMMNPNHAAEILDELIEVYDNPKIYKFIHIPVQSGSNKVLRDMNRKYTREVFLEVVDELRGNYPLLTLSTDVIAGFPGESEEEFYETVSLLKEVEPDIVNISMFTPRPHTPAAKMPNKLPGWEIKRRSRILTQVSNELSLKRNMKWVGWVGEAIVTEVGRKGGVIARNYAYKHIVVREDVKLGEKIKVRLSEAKIGYLFGSICM; this is encoded by the coding sequence GTGGTGGCTGAGGGAGCAGAAGTGACCACGGTCTCAGTCATAGTTCATGGTTGTTCTATGAATCAGGCAGAGGCTGAAATTGCTATGGGATTGCTCAGGGAGGCGGGGTCTACCCTTACGCCCCCCGATGAGGCTGAAGTCGTCATAGTTTTGACGTGCGGAGTTAAAGCCCATGCTGAAAACGTTTGTCTAAGGGTCGGATCCGAGCTCGCCAGAAAAGGCAAGAAAGTGATAATGGCCGGATGCCTTCCTGCAATTTGCCCTGAAAAAGTAGAAGCGACTGGTTGCGCTGCAATGATGGACCCGAATTCTATTTCAAGCATAGTGGAAGTCGTTAAACGCGTAGAAAGAGGCGAGAAAGGATTAAGGTTTTTAAGCACAGAAAAAAGGGTGCGTCTAGGACTACCCAGGGTCCGATTACGACCACTGATCGCGATTGTCCCCATATCGGAGGGGTGTAAAGGCGCTTGCAGTTACTGCTGCGTCAGAATAGCTAGAGGAGAGCTCTACTCATACCCACCTGAGTTTATAGTGGAAGAGGTAAAAAGAAGCATTAGAGAAGGATGCAAAGAAGTGTGGTTGACTTCTCAGGACTCAGGAGCGTATAATTACAAAGGAGTCAGACTGCCGCAACTTCTTAAGAAAATAGTAGATGTTGACGGAGACTTTATGGTACGTGTCGGAATGATGAACCCAAACCATGCCGCCGAAATATTGGATGAACTGATAGAGGTGTACGATAACCCAAAGATCTACAAGTTTATTCATATACCGGTCCAGTCCGGTAGTAATAAAGTTCTAAGGGATATGAATAGGAAATACACTCGAGAAGTCTTTCTGGAAGTTGTAGATGAGCTGCGGGGAAACTATCCATTGTTAACATTGTCAACAGATGTCATCGCAGGCTTTCCTGGAGAAAGCGAGGAAGAATTTTATGAAACTGTAAGTTTGTTGAAAGAAGTGGAACCTGATATAGTGAATATCTCGATGTTTACACCTAGGCCACACACTCCTGCCGCCAAAATGCCAAACAAACTGCCTGGATGGGAGATAAAAAGGAGGAGTAGAATACTCACCCAAGTTTCAAATGAGCTATCTCTCAAACGCAACATGAAGTGGGTGGGTTGGGTTGGGGAGGCCATCGTGACTGAAGTAGGCAGAAAGGGAGGTGTTATCGCTAGAAACTACGCATACAAACACATAGTGGTGAGAGAAGACGTTAAACTTGGGGAGAAAATTAAGGTTAGGCTGAGTGAGGCAAAAATAGGTTACTTGTTTGGTTCCATCTGCATGTAG
- a CDS encoding Gfo/Idh/MocA family oxidoreductase translates to MLRDKKDEVGIMLGVGVVGVGFWGKQHARNFASIEKTKLVAVCDVREEEARKVGKTYGVDWYTDLDEFLRREDMDAVSICTPTSAHFEVATKSILSGKHVLLEKPMTADVEKALKLVEYAKEQGVFLMIGFIERFNPGVLRVIKVLKSGVIGDPVMSISRRVGPYWPDRVKDVGVVSDSAIHDIDLARYIFRSEIASVYAVGGRLKHRFEDYVAIMLHLTNGLSCVIEANWLTPRKKRELIITGEKGIIKLDYLSQKISIESDEWEMSSSAEWEEPLRKELEYFAECIIERKQPYPSGEDGVKALQVINAVLESMKQKKVVELNW, encoded by the coding sequence GTGTTAAGAGACAAAAAGGATGAAGTGGGAATTATGCTAGGCGTGGGTGTAGTGGGAGTGGGATTTTGGGGAAAACAGCATGCACGCAATTTTGCGTCTATTGAGAAAACAAAGTTGGTTGCTGTTTGCGATGTGAGGGAGGAAGAGGCACGTAAAGTTGGGAAAACGTACGGAGTAGATTGGTATACAGATTTAGATGAGTTCCTAAGACGGGAGGACATGGATGCTGTGAGCATATGTACCCCAACGTCAGCGCATTTTGAAGTAGCAACGAAAAGCATTCTTTCTGGAAAACATGTACTTTTGGAGAAACCCATGACTGCTGACGTAGAAAAAGCCCTCAAACTTGTGGAGTACGCGAAGGAGCAAGGAGTATTTCTCATGATTGGATTTATCGAAAGATTCAACCCAGGTGTTTTAAGGGTCATTAAAGTGTTAAAGAGCGGCGTCATAGGCGACCCAGTAATGAGCATTTCTAGGAGAGTTGGGCCATATTGGCCTGACCGCGTTAAAGATGTAGGTGTAGTTAGCGACTCTGCAATTCACGACATAGATCTTGCCCGGTACATTTTTAGAAGCGAGATTGCCTCCGTATATGCTGTTGGTGGGCGCTTAAAACACAGGTTTGAAGATTACGTAGCCATAATGCTTCACTTAACTAATGGGTTGAGTTGTGTTATAGAGGCGAACTGGTTGACGCCGCGTAAAAAAAGAGAGCTTATTATTACTGGCGAAAAAGGAATAATAAAACTTGATTATCTCTCGCAAAAAATCAGCATAGAAAGTGACGAGTGGGAAATGAGTAGTTCAGCGGAGTGGGAGGAACCACTTAGAAAAGAACTAGAGTATTTTGCTGAATGCATTATAGAAAGAAAGCAACCCTACCCGTCTGGCGAAGACGGAGTAAAGGCATTGCAAGTCATAAACGCCGTGCTAGAGAGCATGAAACAGAAAAAAGTTGTCGAACTAAACTGGTAA
- the ftsZ gene encoding cell division protein FtsZ: MTLSLIRDAIKHSKEIAVEKEYKVGEARIAVIGTGGAGNNTVDRLMHMGIVGAECIAINTDKQHLDRVRAHKKLLIGRKITGGRGAGGFPHIGEAAAEESKEEIAELLRGADLVFIAAGMGGGTGTGSAPVIAEIAKKMGAIVVGVVTMPFKMEKGRIQKAIEGLNKLRYFADTVVVIDNNRLLNLVPNLPIDEAFSVADEILANMVKGITETISLPSLVNLDYADVQSVLRNGGVAMVGIGEGEGENRVEKAVKSALDSPLLDVDITGASGALIHVTGGPDMTLTEATRAGELITEKMVDDALVIWGARVDPSLMGTIRIILILTGVSSPQLLGPAEYEKTGLDILKPLPLDGRNELLFEASQFPLKKDEDLDDLGIPRL, from the coding sequence ATGACACTGAGTTTGATAAGAGATGCTATTAAACACTCAAAGGAGATAGCGGTCGAGAAAGAGTACAAGGTTGGAGAGGCAAGGATAGCGGTTATCGGCACAGGGGGCGCGGGAAACAACACGGTAGACAGATTGATGCACATGGGAATCGTTGGAGCGGAGTGTATAGCTATTAACACGGACAAGCAGCACCTTGACAGGGTAAGGGCGCATAAAAAATTGTTAATTGGAAGAAAGATTACTGGAGGAAGAGGGGCGGGGGGCTTCCCCCACATAGGAGAAGCTGCTGCTGAAGAGAGCAAAGAAGAAATAGCTGAGCTGCTCCGTGGCGCCGACTTGGTCTTCATAGCGGCCGGGATGGGAGGGGGAACTGGAACCGGAAGCGCACCTGTTATAGCGGAGATAGCTAAAAAGATGGGAGCTATAGTCGTTGGCGTAGTTACAATGCCTTTCAAGATGGAGAAAGGACGTATACAAAAGGCGATTGAAGGGTTAAATAAGCTGAGGTACTTTGCGGACACAGTAGTGGTCATAGACAATAACAGGTTGCTGAACTTAGTTCCTAACCTCCCCATAGATGAAGCCTTCAGCGTTGCTGACGAAATATTGGCGAACATGGTTAAGGGGATAACGGAGACTATTAGTTTGCCAAGCTTGGTCAACCTGGACTATGCAGATGTACAAAGTGTACTCAGAAACGGTGGAGTAGCTATGGTTGGGATAGGGGAAGGAGAAGGAGAAAATAGAGTGGAAAAAGCTGTTAAGAGCGCGTTGGATTCGCCGCTTCTCGACGTTGACATAACGGGTGCAAGTGGAGCATTGATACACGTTACTGGCGGACCAGACATGACTTTAACGGAGGCGACGAGAGCAGGAGAGTTAATAACTGAGAAAATGGTTGACGATGCACTTGTAATATGGGGAGCACGTGTTGACCCAAGCCTGATGGGAACAATAAGGATAATATTGATTCTTACGGGTGTTAGTAGTCCACAGCTCTTGGGACCAGCAGAGTACGAAAAAACAGGGCTAGACATCTTGAAACCACTTCCACTAGACGGGAGAAACGAGTTACTATTCGAAGCAAGCCAGTTTCCTTTGAAGAAAGATGAAGACTTAGATGACTTGGGAATACCAAGACTTTGA
- a CDS encoding 6-hydroxymethylpterin diphosphokinase MptE-like protein, with translation MKATLRVTYEDWEKWYLKIVKDFNFSAEKDREATEKLASLLEGRDVESALNMLASALSNRCVIVYGCGPSLERNIREIKRVGLEKVCLNVAADGATTALLNEGILPDLIVTDLDGRLKDILYASSKGSVVAVHAHGDNIHLLENVKDFEGPVIGTTQVKPIGCVRNFFGFTDGDRAAFISEAMGSHTILLAGFDFGDKVSRFSKPEYKTDICASPLKRKKLKYAKLLLEWLAQNTDALLINITGSGEIIKGVKNLKWIYKPVKQSLF, from the coding sequence ATGAAAGCTACGCTTAGAGTTACATACGAAGATTGGGAGAAATGGTACTTAAAGATTGTTAAAGACTTCAACTTTAGTGCAGAGAAAGACAGGGAAGCAACGGAAAAACTTGCATCTCTACTTGAAGGGAGAGATGTTGAAAGTGCTTTAAACATGCTTGCAAGCGCCCTCAGCAATAGGTGCGTTATAGTGTATGGTTGCGGTCCGTCGCTGGAAAGGAACATAAGAGAAATTAAGAGGGTGGGTCTTGAAAAGGTTTGCCTGAACGTGGCTGCCGATGGCGCTACAACGGCTCTTTTGAACGAGGGTATTCTTCCGGATCTAATTGTCACAGACTTAGATGGGAGGCTCAAAGACATACTTTATGCATCATCTAAAGGTTCTGTGGTGGCTGTGCATGCACACGGAGACAATATCCACCTGTTAGAAAATGTTAAAGACTTTGAAGGCCCTGTTATTGGAACAACTCAAGTTAAACCGATAGGCTGTGTTCGAAACTTTTTCGGTTTCACCGACGGCGATAGGGCAGCTTTTATCTCGGAAGCAATGGGCTCTCACACTATTCTTCTTGCCGGTTTCGACTTCGGCGACAAGGTTAGTCGTTTTTCTAAACCGGAATATAAAACCGATATCTGCGCTTCTCCTTTAAAGAGGAAGAAACTTAAGTACGCTAAACTTCTTCTCGAGTGGCTTGCACAAAACACGGATGCGCTTCTGATCAACATCACGGGAAGCGGTGAGATCATCAAGGGAGTGAAAAACCTGAAGTGGATCTACAAGCCCGTCAAGCAAAGTTTATTTTAG
- a CDS encoding AAA family ATPase, with the protein MKQETKIIGVSGKGGVGKTSFLALLLKAIIEKDARHGILVVDADPDSNMPDVLGIDVNSNIGLIVNELKEKMDKLPPNFGKAEYLEYRVFDVLYEGDKFDLLVMGAPEREGCYCLVNNLLMKIMDTLTKNYTLVLMDLPAGLEHVSRRTSANVDIMFLISDPSKMGLQTALRIKELAKTLHRDFKKIFLVVNKVSKDVEETIIEYSKKLGLDYIGSIPVDEKLAEFNLKGIPLLKLPDDSPAYIAVKKIAEKALIF; encoded by the coding sequence ATGAAACAAGAGACGAAAATCATAGGTGTTTCAGGCAAAGGTGGAGTAGGCAAAACAAGTTTTTTGGCGCTGCTTCTGAAAGCAATTATAGAAAAAGATGCACGACATGGCATCTTAGTGGTGGACGCTGACCCTGACTCCAACATGCCGGACGTTCTAGGGATAGATGTGAATTCAAATATAGGGCTAATAGTGAATGAGCTTAAAGAAAAAATGGACAAGCTTCCACCAAACTTCGGGAAAGCTGAATACCTAGAATACAGAGTCTTCGATGTGCTGTATGAAGGGGACAAGTTCGATTTACTAGTGATGGGGGCGCCGGAACGAGAAGGATGCTATTGTCTCGTAAACAACCTTCTCATGAAAATTATGGATACCCTGACGAAGAACTATACCCTAGTTCTAATGGATTTGCCGGCAGGTCTTGAACACGTCAGCAGACGCACAAGTGCCAATGTCGACATAATGTTCCTTATATCTGACCCTTCAAAAATGGGTCTGCAGACCGCTTTAAGGATAAAAGAGCTGGCTAAAACCTTACACAGGGACTTCAAGAAAATTTTTCTAGTAGTCAATAAGGTCTCAAAGGATGTAGAAGAAACCATCATAGAGTATTCGAAAAAGCTCGGACTAGACTACATTGGCAGCATTCCGGTTGATGAAAAATTAGCAGAATTCAACCTAAAAGGGATACCTCTTCTAAAACTTCCAGACGATTCACCAGCTTACATTGCCGTCAAAAAAATAGCCGAGAAAGCTCTAATTTTTTGA
- a CDS encoding ribbon-helix-helix domain-containing protein, with the protein MKLVTVHLPEAYVNGLEKLVEMKQYPNKSEAIRVAIRDLLKRELWERQVAYGRAPIVKGEE; encoded by the coding sequence GTGAAGCTCGTGACAGTTCACCTGCCGGAAGCGTATGTTAATGGTTTGGAGAAGCTTGTCGAGATGAAGCAATATCCTAACAAGTCAGAAGCAATAAGGGTAGCGATACGCGATTTACTCAAGAGAGAACTTTGGGAGAGGCAGGTGGCCTACGGACGCGCGCCAATAGTTAAGGGAGAAGAATAG